Below is a genomic region from Paenibacillus rhizovicinus.
CTCGAAGAAGATTCGGACAAGCGTTCCGAGGCGGTGCGCAAAATCATGCGCAGCCTCGATGCCTTCATCGGCACCTATCCGGCCGATGGCTGCTGCGACGAGGGCCCCGGCTATTGGGCGCCTTCCGGCGGCGGCTTGTTCGTAGCGCTGGAGCTGCTCTCCGATTCGACGGGCGGCGCGATTAACGTATTCGACGAGCCGCTGATCAAGGACATCGGCAACTATATTTATAAAGCGCATATCCATGATCGCTACTTCGTCAACTTCGCGGACGGCGACGTCATGCCGATGATCGGCGGCGACGTGATGTACCGGTACGGCAAACGCACGGGCGAAGAACGCTTGATGAATCTGGGCGCGAGCTTGAAGGAAGGCGACCCCGTCATCCATATCTGGTTCGAAATGTACGCGCAGCTGCAAGCGCTGTTCCTTGAGCGCGAGCGGGAAGAACGGCATGCGAAAGCGCCGTACGTCCGCGATGCTTGGCTGCCGGTATCGCAAGTCATGATGGCGCGCACGGAAGAGGGCAGCGAGCAAGGCTTGTTCTTGGCTGCCAAGGGCGGACATAATCTCGAGTCCCACAACCATAACGACGTCGGCAGCTTCACGGTATTCGTCGACGGCTGCCCGCTGTTCGTCGATCTCGGCACGGAAGAGTACAAAGCGCAGACGTTCGGACCGAATCGCTTCGAGCTGTGGTACTTGCAATCCCAATACCATAACCTGCCGACCGTGCGCGGCGTTCTTCAGCATGAGGGCGGCAAGTACCGCGCGAAGGATGCGGTCTATGCGACCGGCGCAACGGAGTCGGTCTTGAGCATCGATATCGCGGACGCTTATCCGGCGGAGGCCGGAATCGATGTCTGGCAGCGGTCGTTCAAGCTGGAACGCGCCGGTGCGCCGCATATCGAGATTACGGATCGCTATGAACTGCGGGAGGGTACGGCGGATATCGCGTATAGCCTCATGACGCCGTGCGAGCCGATTGCGTCGGCCGAGGGCGAGTTCCGTTTCGAATACGCGCCGGGCCGATGGGCCGTGCTCGCCTTCGACCATGCCCGCTTAAAGCCGGCGATCGAATCGATCGATACGATGGAATCCCGCTTGCAACGCAACTGGGGCGAGCATATGTACCGTCTAACGCTACATGAACTAGAAGCTGTAGCATCCGGGACGCGGAAGCTGCAGATCTACCGACAGGAGGATATGAAATGAACGGATTCGATGGACTTGGCATGAATTTAGGCAATCTGTTCCGGCTGTCCGACGCGCAAACCCGATCGATCAGCGCGGAAAACTTCGACGGCGCGAAAGGTCACGGCGGTATGGCGACGGAAGGCACGGGCGCCAGCTGCGCGCGCGATCTGGGCCTGGGCTGGAAGGTTTCGCCTTCGGTCGAAATCCAGCCGGGCACGGTATTTACGATGGCGGACATCGATGGCCCCGGCGCCATTCAACATATTTGGCTGACCTGCTCGCCGAACAATTGGCGCAACCTGATCCTCCGTTTCTATTGGGACAAGGAGACGCAGCCTTCCGTCGAAGTGCCGCTCGGCGATTTCTTCTGCAACGGCTGGTGCGAGCGCAGCAACGTGAATTCTATTCCGGTGGCGGTGAACCCGGCCGGCGGCATGAACAGCTATTGGGCCATGCCGTTCCGCCAGCATGCGCGCATGACGGTGGAGAACCGCTCGACGAAGCCGGTCGTTCTCTATTACCAAGTGACCTATACGCTTACGACGGTGCCGGATGACGCGGCTTACTTCCATGCGCAGTGGCGCCGCAGCAATCCGCTGGCTTACAAGGACGTTCATACGCTGATCGACGGCGTGCAAGGAAAAGGCCATTACGTCGGCACGTACCTCGCTTGGCAATCCAACAGCAACGGCTGGTGGGGCGAAGGCGAAATTAAGTTTTTCATGGACGGGGATCAAGAATTCCCGACGATCTGCGGCACCGGAACGGAAGATTATTTCGGCGGCGCCTGGAACTTCGAGCATCCGTACGGTCAGTACGGCATCTACTCGACGGCGTACATGGGCATGCCTCAAGTGCTTAAGCCGGACGGATTGTACAAGAGCCAGCAGCGCTTCGGCATGTACCGCTGGCATGTCATGGATCCGATCCGTTTCGAATCCGACCTGCGCGTGACGATCCAAGCGCTGGGCTGGCGTTCGGAAGGCCGCTACTTGCCGCTTCAGGACGACATTGCTTCCGTTTCCTTCTGGTATCAATCGGAGCCGCATGCCCCGCATCCGAAGCTGCCGGGTCCGGATGATCTGGAAGTTATATAGAGCGAGGAGGAGACGTACATGACGACGACACGACAATTGAACGTGGAAGCTTGGGTGACGGACGCTTGGGAGCGGACCGCGGCCAAAATCACCCGGAACGCGGCGGAGATCGCCGATACGTTCCCGCATGCATCCTTGAACGGCACCTA
It encodes:
- a CDS encoding glycoside hydrolase family 172 protein; this translates as MNGFDGLGMNLGNLFRLSDAQTRSISAENFDGAKGHGGMATEGTGASCARDLGLGWKVSPSVEIQPGTVFTMADIDGPGAIQHIWLTCSPNNWRNLILRFYWDKETQPSVEVPLGDFFCNGWCERSNVNSIPVAVNPAGGMNSYWAMPFRQHARMTVENRSTKPVVLYYQVTYTLTTVPDDAAYFHAQWRRSNPLAYKDVHTLIDGVQGKGHYVGTYLAWQSNSNGWWGEGEIKFFMDGDQEFPTICGTGTEDYFGGAWNFEHPYGQYGIYSTAYMGMPQVLKPDGLYKSQQRFGMYRWHVMDPIRFESDLRVTIQALGWRSEGRYLPLQDDIASVSFWYQSEPHAPHPKLPGPDDLEVI
- a CDS encoding heparinase II/III domain-containing protein, translating into MLSDRYKNLDLNAALLSPEQIDPFPKADDRASWEGLLPETRERWIALAEQYHDYAWPALKVEDYRAYWTSGEMNKQMRAVFERRSVLGILAMAECIEGQGRFLNQVINGIYVHCEETTWVPPLHRIHADKSSKECMPDKTDHMAELVTCATSDLLLWIRNVMGIWLDAVSTRICRRIADEVKARLLVPYMARDDYWWMGFQPGVRVNNWNPWCNSSALMGFLLLEEDSDKRSEAVRKIMRSLDAFIGTYPADGCCDEGPGYWAPSGGGLFVALELLSDSTGGAINVFDEPLIKDIGNYIYKAHIHDRYFVNFADGDVMPMIGGDVMYRYGKRTGEERLMNLGASLKEGDPVIHIWFEMYAQLQALFLEREREERHAKAPYVRDAWLPVSQVMMARTEEGSEQGLFLAAKGGHNLESHNHNDVGSFTVFVDGCPLFVDLGTEEYKAQTFGPNRFELWYLQSQYHNLPTVRGVLQHEGGKYRAKDAVYATGATESVLSIDIADAYPAEAGIDVWQRSFKLERAGAPHIEITDRYELREGTADIAYSLMTPCEPIASAEGEFRFEYAPGRWAVLAFDHARLKPAIESIDTMESRLQRNWGEHMYRLTLHELEAVASGTRKLQIYRQEDMK